Proteins found in one Mucilaginibacter gracilis genomic segment:
- a CDS encoding trans-sulfuration enzyme family protein, translating into MKIETIAIHAGNHTDKATGAVIQPITTSTTFLRENGGYPGGYIYSRAGNPNRTSLENVLAKLEGGLDAAAFSSGNAAGMAAFQSLKPGSHIIAPDDMYHGLRNLLKNVFVGILEFDFIDINDTDTLQNHIKPNTVLIWLETPSNPLLKVTDIKKVVSIAKKNQLLVVVDNTFATPICQQPLTLGADLVMHSATKYFGGHSDLMGGALITAHTNDWWQKIKQVQEMGGAIPSPADCYMLVRSIKTLPYRMKGHVQNAQILAEFLEKHPKVERVMYPGLPSHPQHQIAKQQMLSFGGMLSFCVKGGVNQAATVVNAVKLFTQATSLGGVESLIEHRATIEGPDTKTPFNLLRVSVGLENIEDLIEDISLAINTI; encoded by the coding sequence ATGAAAATAGAAACCATAGCCATACACGCAGGCAACCATACCGATAAAGCAACGGGTGCTGTAATACAGCCCATCACTACATCAACAACTTTTTTACGCGAAAATGGAGGTTACCCCGGCGGTTATATTTACAGCAGGGCCGGCAACCCTAACCGCACATCGTTAGAGAACGTGCTGGCTAAGTTGGAAGGCGGGTTAGATGCTGCCGCTTTTTCATCGGGCAATGCAGCGGGTATGGCCGCATTCCAATCGCTTAAACCAGGCAGCCACATTATTGCGCCCGATGATATGTACCACGGCTTGCGCAACCTGCTGAAAAATGTTTTTGTGGGAATACTGGAGTTTGATTTTATTGATATTAACGATACCGATACACTGCAAAACCATATTAAACCCAACACCGTTTTAATATGGTTAGAAACCCCATCGAACCCTTTATTAAAGGTTACCGACATTAAAAAAGTAGTTAGCATAGCTAAAAAGAACCAGCTTTTGGTAGTTGTTGATAACACTTTTGCTACGCCCATTTGCCAGCAGCCCTTAACTTTAGGTGCCGATTTGGTGATGCATTCGGCAACCAAATATTTTGGCGGCCATAGCGATTTAATGGGCGGAGCCCTCATAACTGCCCATACTAACGATTGGTGGCAAAAAATAAAGCAAGTGCAAGAAATGGGCGGCGCCATCCCCTCGCCTGCCGATTGCTATATGCTGGTGCGCAGCATTAAAACCCTGCCATACCGCATGAAAGGCCACGTACAAAATGCACAAATACTGGCCGAGTTTTTAGAGAAACACCCTAAGGTTGAGCGCGTAATGTATCCGGGCCTGCCATCGCACCCGCAACACCAAATTGCCAAACAGCAAATGTTAAGCTTTGGCGGTATGCTTTCTTTTTGTGTAAAAGGTGGTGTTAACCAGGCTGCCACCGTAGTTAACGCCGTAAAGCTTTTTACACAGGCCACCAGCTTAGGCGGCGTTGAGAGCCTGATAGAGCACCGGGCAACCATTGAAGGGCCCGACACTAAAACCCCTTTTAACCTGCTCAGGGTATCGGTAGGGTTAGAAAATATAGAGGATTTAATAGAAGATATATCACTGGCTATCAATACGATATAA
- a CDS encoding O-acetylhomoserine aminocarboxypropyltransferase/cysteine synthase family protein, translating into MSTPKFETLQLHAGQEADPTTGSRAVPLYQTTSYVFKNAEHGANLFALKEFGNIYTRLMNPTTDVFEKRIAALEGGVAALATASGQAAQFLALNNILQVGDNFVSSPFVYGGTYNQFKVAFKRIGIEARFAKDDTAESFEKLIDENTKAIYLETIGNPGFNIPDFDKIAALANKYDLPFIVDNTFGAGGYLFRPLEHGAHVVVESATKWIGGHGTSIGGVIVDGGNYNWGNGKFPQFTEPSEGYHGLVFADVFGIGGPFGNIQYIIRARVEGLRDFGASQSPFNSFLLIQGLETLSLRVQRHVDNTLELAKWLENHPQVAKVNYPGLPSSPYHALAKKYLKNGFGAVLSFELNGEKENAGELINNLKLVSHLANVGDAKTLIIQPAATTHQQLTDEEQAAAGVTPTLLRVAVGIEHIDDIKADFEQAFAKVAQLELV; encoded by the coding sequence ATGTCAACTCCAAAATTTGAAACTCTGCAACTCCACGCCGGCCAGGAAGCCGACCCAACAACAGGTTCGCGGGCGGTACCATTATATCAAACCACATCATACGTATTTAAAAACGCCGAGCACGGTGCCAATTTATTTGCCCTAAAAGAGTTTGGCAACATATACACCCGCTTAATGAACCCCACTACGGATGTATTTGAAAAACGTATTGCAGCCCTCGAAGGTGGTGTTGCAGCCTTAGCCACAGCATCTGGCCAGGCGGCGCAATTTTTAGCACTCAATAACATATTGCAGGTTGGCGATAACTTTGTGAGTTCGCCATTTGTTTACGGCGGCACTTATAACCAGTTTAAGGTAGCCTTTAAACGTATTGGCATTGAGGCCCGCTTTGCCAAAGACGATACCGCCGAAAGCTTTGAAAAACTGATTGACGAAAACACCAAAGCAATTTACCTGGAAACTATAGGTAACCCCGGCTTTAATATTCCCGATTTTGATAAGATAGCCGCACTGGCTAATAAATACGATTTGCCTTTTATTGTTGATAACACTTTTGGCGCAGGTGGTTACCTTTTCCGCCCGTTAGAGCATGGTGCGCATGTTGTGGTAGAGAGCGCCACTAAATGGATAGGCGGCCACGGCACCAGCATTGGTGGTGTTATTGTTGATGGCGGTAATTACAATTGGGGTAACGGCAAGTTTCCGCAATTTACCGAGCCGTCCGAAGGGTATCATGGGTTAGTATTTGCCGATGTTTTTGGTATTGGCGGGCCGTTCGGTAACATTCAATATATTATCCGTGCGCGGGTTGAGGGCTTACGCGATTTTGGTGCTTCGCAATCGCCATTCAATTCGTTTTTGCTGATACAGGGTTTAGAAACCTTATCGCTCCGTGTGCAACGCCATGTTGATAATACTTTAGAACTTGCTAAATGGCTGGAAAATCATCCGCAGGTAGCTAAGGTAAACTACCCGGGCTTGCCATCGTCACCTTATCATGCTTTAGCTAAAAAATATCTTAAAAATGGTTTTGGGGCAGTACTGTCATTCGAGCTTAACGGCGAAAAAGAAAACGCAGGCGAGCTGATTAACAACCTTAAACTGGTTAGCCATTTAGCCAACGTTGGCGATGCTAAAACTTTAATTATTCAGCCGGCAGCTACTACCCACCAACAATTAACTGATGAGGAACAAGCGGCAGCCGGTGTTACACCTACCCTGCTGCGCGTTGCCGTTGGCATTGAACATATTGACGATATAAAGGCAGATTTTGAACAAGCCTTTGCAAAAGTAGCACAACTGGAGCTGGTATAA
- a CDS encoding glycosyltransferase family 2 protein: MKRKISVVVPSFNEEGNIEHLAARLLATLKTFTAYSYEVIFIDDGSADNTLDKLKALSQMDANFYYLELSRNFGHQNALKAGYDFATGDCIVSMDGDMQHPPELIGQFIEKWEEGYDVVYSCREYQDDATIFKTKTSDLFYKMINSLSDTKLEKGTADFRLIDRKVANVLVQLNENGLFMRGLIKWLGFKQYAIHYQADPRFSGKSKYTIKRMVKFAVEGITAFSVRPLYLATGVGVFFSFMSLLYIPYIAWTFLYGHEVPGWASVLASVVFFGGMQLMVLGIIGTYLGKLFMQAKQRPNYIIRSTNLPDIK; the protein is encoded by the coding sequence ATGAAAAGGAAAATATCGGTAGTTGTACCATCGTTTAACGAAGAGGGAAATATTGAGCATTTAGCAGCCAGGCTGCTGGCAACGCTTAAAACCTTTACAGCCTACAGCTACGAAGTAATTTTTATTGACGACGGCAGTGCCGATAATACACTGGATAAGCTAAAGGCGCTTTCGCAGATGGATGCCAACTTTTATTACCTGGAGCTTTCGCGGAATTTTGGGCACCAAAATGCGCTAAAGGCAGGGTATGATTTTGCAACCGGCGATTGCATAGTAAGTATGGACGGCGATATGCAACACCCGCCCGAACTGATAGGCCAGTTTATTGAGAAGTGGGAAGAAGGTTACGATGTTGTGTATTCGTGCCGCGAATACCAGGACGACGCCACCATATTTAAAACCAAAACTTCGGATCTGTTTTATAAAATGATAAACTCCTTATCGGATACCAAACTGGAAAAAGGGACTGCCGATTTTAGGTTGATTGACCGTAAGGTGGCCAACGTACTGGTACAACTTAACGAGAATGGGTTGTTTATGCGCGGCCTTATTAAATGGCTGGGCTTTAAACAGTACGCTATACATTATCAGGCCGATCCGCGGTTTTCGGGTAAAAGCAAATACACCATTAAGCGCATGGTTAAGTTTGCGGTTGAAGGTATTACCGCTTTTAGCGTGAGGCCGTTGTACCTGGCTACGGGGGTTGGTGTTTTTTTCTCATTCATGTCGCTATTATACATACCATACATAGCCTGGACGTTTTTGTACGGGCACGAAGTACCGGGCTGGGCATCGGTATTGGCTTCGGTGGTGTTTTTTGGTGGGATGCAGTTAATGGTATTGGGCATTATTGGCACATACTTGGGCAAATTGTTTATGCAGGCCAAACAACGCCCCAATTATATAATCAGATCTACAAACCTACCAGATATAAAATAA
- a CDS encoding polysaccharide deacetylase family protein yields MILLSFDIEEFDMPFEYGKQIDFAQQIAISTEGTNKILAILAQYNIKATFYCTATYALNKPDIIARMVSEGHEIASHGYYHSDFKPEHLKQSKDALEKISGQTVKGYRMARMMPVDEQEIFKAGYQYNSSINPTYLPGRYNNFSKPRTWFYQDGVLQLPSSVSPLVRFPLFWLSFHNLPMGILKWLSKITHRKDGYLNLYFHPWEFTDLKQPEKFGFPGYVSKNSGADFELRISNFINWAQKKGYQFSTTGGFVAGLKQY; encoded by the coding sequence TTGATTTTACTAAGCTTTGATATTGAAGAGTTTGATATGCCGTTTGAATACGGCAAACAAATTGACTTTGCCCAACAAATAGCCATATCAACCGAAGGCACCAATAAAATATTGGCCATTTTGGCTCAATACAACATTAAGGCTACCTTTTATTGCACAGCAACCTACGCCTTAAACAAGCCCGATATTATTGCACGTATGGTAAGCGAGGGCCACGAAATAGCATCGCACGGATATTATCATTCGGATTTTAAGCCAGAACATTTAAAACAATCTAAAGATGCGCTGGAGAAAATTTCGGGGCAAACCGTAAAAGGCTACCGCATGGCGCGCATGATGCCTGTTGATGAGCAGGAAATATTTAAGGCTGGTTATCAATACAATTCGTCCATTAATCCCACTTATTTGCCGGGCAGGTATAACAACTTTAGCAAGCCGCGTACCTGGTTTTATCAGGATGGTGTTTTGCAATTACCATCGTCGGTTTCGCCATTGGTAAGGTTTCCGCTTTTTTGGTTATCGTTCCATAACCTGCCTATGGGCATTTTAAAATGGCTAAGTAAAATCACCCATCGTAAAGATGGCTATCTAAACCTATATTTTCACCCCTGGGAATTTACAGATTTAAAACAACCCGAAAAATTTGGCTTTCCCGGCTACGTAAGCAAAAATAGCGGTGCCGATTTTGAGTTGCGAATAAGTAACTTTATAAACTGGGCGCAAAAAAAAGGATACCAATTTAGCACCACGGGGGGTTTTGTTGCCGGGCTTAAACAGTATTAA
- a CDS encoding homoserine O-acetyltransferase family protein — MSAETFKYSKTITLESGQKLHGLQIGYHTFGKLNKNRNNVIWVCHALTANSDVMDWWAGLFGENDLFNPEEHYIVCANVLTSPYGTTNPVSINPLTQQGYFLSFPQVTIRDMVQVHQILAGHLGVDQIKVLIGGSLGGQQAMEWAISQPQKIDNLILIATNAKHSPWGIAFNESQRLAISTDRTFYANKPDGGNKGLKAARSMALLSYRGYEAYHATQLDKDNEKLDDYKAASYQNYQGEKLVKRFNAYSYWYLSKAMDSHNVGRSRDGIEQALGTIKAKTLVIGITSDFLFPVSEQQYLARHIPNAVYSEFNSMYAHDSFLIETEILTKTIADFLDESLDGKVVKMQTA, encoded by the coding sequence ATGAGCGCAGAAACATTTAAGTACTCAAAAACTATAACGCTGGAATCCGGGCAAAAGCTGCACGGCTTACAAATTGGGTACCATACTTTTGGTAAACTTAACAAAAACCGTAATAACGTAATATGGGTTTGCCATGCGCTAACCGCAAATTCCGATGTGATGGATTGGTGGGCCGGCTTGTTTGGCGAAAACGATCTTTTTAATCCCGAAGAACATTATATAGTATGCGCCAACGTTTTAACCTCGCCCTACGGCACAACTAACCCGGTAAGTATTAACCCGCTAACGCAGCAGGGTTATTTTTTGTCGTTTCCGCAGGTTACCATCAGGGATATGGTGCAGGTGCATCAAATACTGGCCGGGCATTTAGGGGTTGATCAAATTAAGGTATTAATTGGCGGCTCGTTAGGTGGCCAGCAAGCTATGGAATGGGCCATTAGCCAGCCTCAAAAAATAGATAATTTGATATTGATTGCTACAAACGCCAAGCACTCGCCATGGGGTATTGCCTTTAACGAATCGCAAAGGTTAGCCATCAGTACCGATCGTACATTTTACGCCAACAAACCCGATGGCGGCAATAAAGGTTTAAAAGCCGCGCGCAGCATGGCCCTGCTATCATACCGTGGCTACGAAGCCTACCATGCTACACAGTTAGATAAAGACAATGAAAAACTGGACGATTATAAAGCAGCATCATACCAAAATTACCAGGGCGAAAAGCTGGTAAAACGTTTTAACGCCTACAGTTACTGGTATTTAAGCAAAGCGATGGATTCGCACAATGTGGGCCGTAGCCGCGATGGAATAGAACAGGCTTTAGGTACAATTAAGGCTAAAACGCTGGTAATTGGCATCACGTCCGACTTTTTATTTCCGGTTAGCGAGCAGCAATATTTGGCCAGGCATATCCCGAACGCCGTTTACTCGGAGTTTAACTCGATGTATGCACACGATAGCTTTTTAATTGAAACAGAGATATTAACCAAAACCATTGCCGATTTTTTAGATGAAAGTTTGGATGGCAAAGTGGTAAAGATGCAAACGGCGTAG
- a CDS encoding dihydrolipoamide acetyltransferase family protein — translation MGESVAEATIIKWSKSIGDRIEMDDIVMEIATDKVDSEVPSPVSGKLVKQLYNENDVVQVGSAIAVIDTADANEPAPQNNPVVIAPPQPAPQRQPAVQQAAPVAAEPQYTPPFVDQIQQPRPAPAQAPAGTRFYSPLVKNIAIQEKVTPHELDAIPGSGADGRLTKDDLLAYVKERANRPLVAKPIPQPVAAQPNIVQQQQAEPQPVQVAPPAVQPARVQPSVQQEAVPQPVVMQPQSNQPQPVQQVALPPQPQNNQQPIAQQNTTVQAVQPQRPAVSLNPGDEVIEMDRMRRLIADHMVMSVHTSPHVTSFIEADVTNMVLWREKIKASFEARENTKITFTPLFIEAVARAIKDMPMINVSVNGTQIIKRKDINIGMATALPSGNLIVPVIRRADQLNIVGLTQTVNDLSARARTNKLTPDEVKNGTFTITNIGSFGNLMGTPIINQPQVAILAVGAIKKKPAVIQTAEGDVIAIRHMMYLSLSYDHRVVDGSLGGMFIQRVANYLENWDINRGV, via the coding sequence ATGGGGGAGAGTGTTGCCGAAGCAACCATTATTAAATGGAGCAAAAGCATAGGCGACCGCATTGAGATGGACGATATTGTTATGGAGATTGCTACCGATAAGGTTGACTCCGAAGTACCGTCGCCTGTATCGGGTAAATTAGTAAAGCAGCTTTATAACGAGAATGATGTTGTGCAGGTAGGCTCGGCAATAGCGGTAATTGATACTGCCGATGCTAACGAACCTGCGCCGCAAAATAACCCGGTGGTTATTGCCCCGCCGCAACCGGCTCCGCAACGCCAGCCTGCTGTACAACAGGCAGCACCTGTTGCCGCCGAGCCGCAATATACACCCCCTTTTGTTGACCAAATACAGCAACCACGCCCGGCACCGGCGCAAGCACCTGCAGGTACCCGGTTTTATTCGCCATTAGTAAAAAATATAGCCATACAAGAAAAAGTTACCCCGCACGAACTGGATGCTATCCCGGGTAGCGGAGCCGACGGACGCTTAACTAAAGATGATTTACTGGCTTATGTAAAAGAACGCGCCAACAGGCCGCTTGTTGCTAAGCCAATACCACAACCTGTAGCAGCGCAACCTAATATTGTGCAGCAACAACAGGCAGAGCCGCAGCCGGTGCAAGTTGCCCCGCCCGCAGTGCAACCTGCACGTGTGCAGCCAAGTGTACAACAAGAGGCGGTGCCACAGCCTGTAGTAATGCAACCACAAAGCAATCAGCCGCAGCCGGTGCAACAAGTTGCTTTGCCACCACAACCACAAAACAATCAGCAGCCAATTGCGCAGCAAAATACAACAGTTCAGGCAGTGCAGCCGCAACGCCCGGCGGTATCATTAAACCCAGGCGACGAGGTTATTGAAATGGACCGTATGCGCCGTTTAATTGCCGACCATATGGTAATGAGTGTGCATACATCGCCACACGTAACCTCGTTTATTGAGGCCGACGTAACCAACATGGTGCTATGGCGCGAAAAAATAAAAGCATCCTTTGAAGCGCGCGAAAACACTAAAATAACTTTCACGCCCCTGTTTATTGAGGCCGTAGCAAGGGCAATTAAAGATATGCCTATGATTAATGTATCTGTAAATGGTACGCAAATTATTAAACGCAAGGATATTAATATAGGTATGGCAACAGCTTTGCCAAGCGGTAACCTTATAGTACCCGTTATTCGCCGTGCCGATCAATTAAATATTGTTGGTTTAACCCAAACCGTTAACGATTTATCTGCCCGCGCCCGTACAAACAAACTAACGCCCGACGAAGTTAAAAACGGAACCTTTACCATTACTAATATAGGCTCGTTTGGCAATTTAATGGGTACGCCCATTATTAACCAGCCACAGGTAGCTATATTGGCAGTGGGTGCAATTAAAAAGAAACCTGCTGTTATTCAAACTGCCGAAGGGGACGTAATAGCCATAAGGCATATGATGTACCTTTCGTTATCATACGATCATCGTGTAGTTGATGGCTCATTGGGTGGGATGTTTATCCAGCGTGTAGCCAATTATTTAGAAAATTGGGATATTAACCGAGGGGTTTAA
- a CDS encoding homoserine dehydrogenase: MSKKLKLGIFGFGVVGQGLHDIIRTKALNFEIVKFAIKDASKKRTLPAELFTTDKNEILNNAEINTIVELINDPVAAFDIVKRALTSGKNVVSASKKMIADNLEELIYLQKQHGTSLLYEGSVCGSIPIIRNLEEYYDNELLHSISGIFNGSSNYILSKVYNEGLDYDTALKQAQDLGFAETDPTSDVGGFDAKYKLVIASAHAYGVVVKPEDVLNIGIQTLSAYDLQYAKEKRLKIKLVPVAKELDDQHVAMFVLPRFVNSDHFLYNVDNEYNGVVVQAAFADQQFFFGKGAGGHPTGSAVLSDIAALRYDYQYEYKKAHEKKDLKFTNDIELNVYVRYEDESLIEALAFDYIHERFYSGNFRFVIGTIKLKNLIANQSRISAEGAFVACTGDLKEIKLHVLTDLATEVL; encoded by the coding sequence ATGAGTAAAAAGTTAAAACTTGGCATTTTTGGCTTCGGTGTTGTGGGCCAGGGACTGCATGATATTATCCGCACCAAAGCGCTAAACTTCGAGATTGTTAAATTTGCAATAAAAGACGCCAGCAAAAAACGTACTTTACCTGCCGAATTATTTACAACCGACAAAAACGAGATACTTAACAATGCGGAAATAAATACCATTGTTGAATTAATAAACGACCCTGTTGCCGCTTTTGATATTGTTAAAAGAGCATTAACATCGGGCAAAAATGTGGTATCGGCCAGCAAAAAAATGATTGCCGATAATTTGGAAGAGTTAATATATCTGCAAAAGCAACACGGCACATCGTTACTTTACGAAGGATCTGTTTGCGGCAGCATTCCCATTATCCGTAACCTGGAAGAATATTACGATAATGAGTTGCTGCACTCTATAAGCGGTATTTTTAACGGTTCGTCAAACTACATCCTATCCAAAGTTTATAACGAGGGTTTAGATTATGATACGGCATTAAAACAAGCACAAGACCTCGGTTTTGCCGAAACCGACCCAACATCGGATGTGGGTGGTTTTGATGCTAAGTATAAACTGGTAATTGCATCGGCACATGCCTATGGCGTTGTGGTTAAGCCAGAGGATGTGCTTAACATCGGCATACAAACCCTGTCGGCCTATGATTTGCAATACGCCAAAGAAAAAAGATTAAAAATTAAACTGGTACCCGTTGCCAAAGAACTTGACGACCAGCATGTAGCCATGTTTGTTTTACCACGCTTTGTAAACAGCGATCACTTTTTATACAACGTTGATAACGAGTACAACGGGGTTGTGGTGCAGGCCGCTTTTGCCGATCAGCAATTCTTTTTTGGTAAGGGCGCGGGTGGCCACCCTACCGGCTCGGCTGTATTGTCGGACATTGCTGCACTGCGTTACGATTACCAGTACGAGTACAAAAAGGCGCACGAAAAGAAAGACCTGAAGTTTACCAATGATATTGAATTAAACGTTTATGTGCGTTACGAAGATGAAAGTTTAATTGAAGCTTTAGCCTTTGATTACATCCACGAACGCTTTTACTCGGGCAACTTCCGTTTTGTAATAGGGACTATCAAATTAAAAAATCTGATTGCCAATCAATCACGTATATCAGCAGAGGGTGCTTTTGTTGCCTGCACCGGCGACTTAAAAGAAATAAAGCTCCATGTGCTGACAGATTTGGCAACCGAAGTTTTGTAG
- a CDS encoding competence/damage-inducible protein A: protein MLAEIITIGDEILIGQIVDTNSAWMAQQLNAIGIRIKQISSVSDNKQHILTALREARERADIILITGGLGPTKDDITKTTIAEYFNVGMVQNEEALANVASIFAKYNRPLLEVNIKQADVPANCEVIVNHNGTAPGMWFNVDGKIYVSMPGVPHEMMYMIEESVIPKLKATLKLPVISHKTILTVGEGESFLAEKIADIEDSLPAHIKLAYLPKLGSVRLRLSAYGENEETLQQEINLYAGEIIKRVGKSVVTDVDVPIEKAILDEMGASNLTLSVAESCTGGYIAHLFTQHPGSSKVFLGGAISYSYDLKESMLGVKNETLWHHGAVSEQTVIEMAEGALLNYKSDYAIAVTGIAGPDGGTDDKPVGTVWIAAANKNKTVARKFTFGKKRIQNIERTAITAMGMLINLLRENS, encoded by the coding sequence ATGCTGGCAGAAATTATAACCATTGGCGACGAGATATTGATTGGACAAATTGTTGATACCAATTCGGCCTGGATGGCCCAGCAGTTAAATGCTATCGGCATCCGCATTAAGCAAATCAGTTCCGTGTCTGATAATAAGCAGCATATCCTCACCGCCCTCCGCGAAGCCCGCGAACGGGCCGATATTATATTGATAACCGGCGGCTTGGGGCCAACCAAAGATGATATTACCAAAACCACAATAGCCGAATATTTTAACGTGGGCATGGTGCAAAATGAGGAGGCTTTAGCTAATGTTGCCAGCATTTTTGCCAAATACAACCGCCCTTTATTGGAAGTTAATATTAAACAGGCCGATGTGCCGGCCAATTGCGAAGTAATAGTAAACCACAACGGCACCGCGCCGGGTATGTGGTTTAATGTTGATGGCAAAATATATGTTTCGATGCCGGGTGTACCGCACGAAATGATGTATATGATTGAAGAATCGGTTATTCCTAAATTAAAGGCAACGTTAAAGCTGCCCGTTATCAGCCATAAAACTATATTAACGGTGGGCGAAGGCGAGTCGTTTCTGGCCGAAAAAATTGCCGATATTGAAGATTCGTTACCGGCCCATATTAAGCTGGCTTATTTGCCTAAACTGGGTTCGGTAAGGTTACGGTTAAGTGCTTATGGCGAAAATGAAGAAACCCTGCAGCAGGAGATAAACCTATACGCCGGTGAGATTATTAAGCGGGTTGGCAAAAGTGTGGTAACCGATGTAGATGTACCGATAGAAAAAGCGATTTTAGATGAAATGGGGGCAAGTAACTTAACCCTTTCTGTTGCCGAAAGCTGTACAGGTGGTTATATTGCGCATTTGTTTACCCAGCACCCCGGCTCGTCGAAAGTGTTTTTAGGCGGAGCCATATCCTACTCATACGATTTAAAAGAGAGTATGCTGGGCGTAAAAAACGAAACGCTATGGCATCATGGTGCAGTGAGTGAACAAACCGTTATAGAAATGGCCGAAGGTGCTTTACTTAACTATAAAAGCGATTATGCCATTGCCGTTACCGGCATAGCCGGCCCCGATGGTGGAACCGACGATAAACCGGTGGGAACCGTGTGGATAGCCGCAGCAAATAAAAATAAAACGGTTGCCCGCAAATTCACCTTCGGAAAAAAACGCATTCAAAATATTGAGCGTACTGCAATTACTGCGATGGGGATGCTTATAAATTTACTCAGAGAAAATTCGTAA
- a CDS encoding glycosyltransferase family 87 protein codes for MIEKIKKLFTNKYFVLTLWFGLSFVAALKQALLHVINNYKIYKYTFYNLIHQQNLFLQYPQFFEDKNHYGPVFALVIAPFYMLPDGLAVMLWNIFNSFMLYKAVTLLPINNKKQIAIFLICAHELMTASFSVQVNPFATSLIILSYVLIKNKHDFWAALAIALGTYIKLYGIVGLAFFFFSENKLKFTLSMVFWTVVLFVLPMPFSSPRFTVQCYQDWYHSLSDKDIENSGSTMQDISVKGMARRIFNIPTLSNIWFLGPGILLFFSSYLRIKSFKNTQFQLLILASTLIFPIIFSSSSESPTYIIAFLGVAIWFISLDRPITNFEWFLLIFAVVITSFSPSDLFPKYISTHITKRYALKALPCFMIWLKIIYETWTRPFDNQDLQPELEPAFTT; via the coding sequence TTGATAGAAAAAATTAAAAAACTGTTTACCAATAAATATTTTGTTTTAACGCTGTGGTTTGGTTTAAGCTTTGTTGCAGCCCTTAAACAAGCGTTGTTGCATGTTATTAACAACTACAAAATATACAAGTACACGTTTTATAACCTTATTCATCAGCAGAATTTATTTTTGCAATACCCGCAGTTTTTTGAAGATAAAAACCATTACGGCCCTGTTTTCGCGCTGGTAATAGCACCTTTTTATATGCTGCCAGATGGCCTTGCGGTTATGCTTTGGAATATTTTTAACTCCTTTATGCTTTATAAAGCGGTAACGCTTTTGCCTATAAACAACAAAAAGCAGATTGCCATATTTTTAATTTGCGCCCACGAATTAATGACGGCATCTTTTAGCGTACAGGTTAACCCCTTTGCAACAAGCCTAATTATATTGAGTTATGTACTCATTAAAAACAAACACGATTTTTGGGCAGCCCTTGCAATAGCCCTGGGTACCTATATTAAGCTTTACGGTATTGTTGGCCTGGCTTTCTTCTTCTTCTCCGAAAACAAATTGAAATTCACCCTGAGCATGGTGTTTTGGACAGTGGTTTTATTTGTGTTACCCATGCCATTTTCGTCGCCACGCTTTACGGTACAATGTTACCAGGATTGGTACCACAGCCTATCCGACAAAGACATTGAAAACTCCGGCTCCACCATGCAGGATATATCTGTTAAAGGTATGGCAAGGCGTATTTTTAATATACCAACGCTATCAAACATCTGGTTTTTGGGGCCGGGGATTTTGTTATTCTTTTCCTCGTACCTGCGCATTAAATCGTTTAAAAACACGCAATTCCAGCTCTTAATACTGGCTTCAACTTTAATATTCCCAATCATTTTTAGCAGCAGTTCCGAGTCGCCAACTTATATTATCGCTTTTTTGGGCGTGGCTATCTGGTTTATTAGTTTGGATAGGCCAATTACTAATTTTGAATGGTTCCTGCTTATTTTTGCTGTTGTAATAACCAGCTTTTCACCGTCGGATTTGTTCCCAAAATACATCAGTACACACATTACAAAACGATACGCTTTAAAGGCCCTTCCCTGTTTTATGATATGGCTCAAAATTATATACGAAACATGGACGCGGCCATTTGATAACCAGGATTTACAACCCGAATTAGAACCAGCATTCACCACATGA